In Verrucomicrobiia bacterium, a single genomic region encodes these proteins:
- a CDS encoding SH3 domain-containing protein — MTNRSRSLLAALALAGLALTPFALAAIEGRSTADRVNVRSRPGYVGEPITHLQQGQTVRIVGTNLIDRPSPGEPDVWYRIELPTTASLWVAADYVDPASRKVTADVLNVRAGPGYDYATVARVAHDTVLQTRGDVRDGWLEIAAPPDAHGFVPARFLNLDPRPAAVSTPAPTAPPPPPPPAPESSPAIAPVPALPPPSTTPLPSTPSIPATNDLPPAIPQVPVTPLTQTPALPQVTSVAHPPPPADAAPSLAVAGLDTTPPAQPADPAQTPAAPAPDGPKDYARFRQFIDSRADAPPAVQELATAAPDSFHTETQAQADPDRGYDADLAGAQDRNPLPPDTREARWVRREGLVVRPLNFAAPTFQALQARDSGRFINFLFSSGPEPIPWTEYHGRVVIVTGREYLDRRTYWRGIPVLDVEAIEAVR; from the coding sequence ATGACCAACCGTTCGCGGTCTCTCCTGGCGGCGCTTGCACTCGCCGGACTGGCCCTGACGCCGTTCGCCCTCGCCGCCATCGAGGGTCGCTCGACTGCCGATCGCGTCAATGTCCGCTCCCGACCGGGTTACGTCGGGGAACCCATCACCCACCTCCAGCAGGGTCAAACCGTCCGGATCGTCGGCACCAACCTCATCGACCGCCCTTCGCCCGGCGAGCCCGACGTCTGGTACCGCATCGAACTTCCGACAACCGCCTCCCTCTGGGTCGCCGCCGACTACGTTGATCCCGCGTCCCGAAAAGTCACTGCCGACGTCCTCAATGTCCGCGCCGGCCCGGGTTACGATTACGCAACGGTCGCCAGGGTCGCCCACGACACCGTCCTGCAAACGCGCGGCGACGTCCGCGATGGCTGGCTGGAAATCGCCGCCCCGCCCGACGCCCATGGTTTTGTCCCCGCCCGGTTCCTGAACCTCGATCCTCGGCCGGCGGCTGTCTCCACTCCTGCCCCGACCGCCCCACCGCCCCCACCGCCCCCAGCACCCGAAAGCAGCCCGGCCATCGCCCCCGTCCCCGCCCTACCGCCACCTTCCACAACGCCGCTTCCTTCCACCCCCTCGATCCCCGCCACCAACGATCTGCCACCCGCCATCCCCCAGGTGCCCGTTACGCCCCTCACCCAAACCCCGGCATTGCCCCAGGTCACATCGGTTGCTCATCCCCCCCCTCCGGCCGATGCCGCCCCCTCCCTGGCTGTTGCCGGCCTCGACACGACGCCTCCCGCCCAGCCTGCAGACCCGGCCCAGACTCCGGCTGCCCCGGCCCCGGACGGCCCCAAGGATTACGCCCGGTTCCGGCAGTTCATCGACTCCCGCGCTGACGCGCCACCCGCCGTTCAGGAGCTCGCGACCGCCGCACCGGACTCCTTCCATACCGAGACCCAGGCGCAGGCCGATCCCGACAGAGGGTACGACGCCGATCTTGCCGGTGCCCAAGACAGGAATCCACTGCCGCCCGACACCCGGGAAGCCCGCTGGGTGCGTCGCGAAGGGCTGGTGGTCCGCCCCCTCAATTTTGCGGCCCCCACCTTCCAGGCTCTCCAGGCCCGCGACAGCGGCAGGTTCATCAATTTCCTCTTCTCCTCCGGCCCCGAACCCATCCCCTGGACCGAGTATCATGGCCGGGTCGTGATCGTCACCGGCCGCGAATACCTCGACCGCCGCACGTACTGGCGTGGCATCCCCGTCCTCGACGTCGAGGCCATCGAGGCGGTCCGCTGA
- a CDS encoding rRNA pseudouridine synthase, whose protein sequence is MKIRLQKFLADAGVASRRAAETVILDGRVSVNGSVIRTLGTRVEPDQDRVLLDGQPVRTRRKHHIALNKPVGYICTREDPHAARKVGDLLPAEWRHLYPVGRLDRESEGLIFLTNDGEFCLRLTHPRYGITKRYLATVAGRVDVAMLERFRKGIVCGEDQLRILRGRVVSSHPNVTIVELDLAEGRYREIRRLFESQGLEVERLVRTQIGPIKLGELRPGRWRTLTPGELKTLLNPL, encoded by the coding sequence ATGAAAATCCGCCTCCAGAAGTTCCTCGCCGATGCCGGCGTTGCCTCCCGCCGCGCCGCCGAGACCGTGATCCTGGACGGCCGGGTCTCGGTCAATGGTTCCGTCATCCGCACCCTTGGCACCCGGGTGGAACCGGATCAGGACCGCGTACTCCTTGACGGCCAGCCGGTGCGGACGCGGCGCAAACACCACATCGCACTCAACAAGCCGGTCGGCTACATCTGTACCCGTGAGGATCCCCACGCGGCCCGGAAGGTCGGTGACCTGCTCCCCGCCGAGTGGCGCCACCTCTACCCGGTCGGCCGCCTCGACCGCGAAAGCGAAGGCCTGATCTTCCTCACCAACGACGGCGAGTTCTGCCTCCGCCTCACCCACCCGCGCTACGGCATCACCAAACGCTATCTCGCCACCGTTGCCGGCCGTGTCGATGTCGCCATGCTCGAACGTTTCCGCAAGGGCATCGTCTGCGGCGAAGACCAGCTCCGGATCCTGCGCGGCCGGGTGGTCTCCTCCCACCCCAACGTCACCATCGTCGAACTTGACCTCGCCGAGGGCCGCTATCGCGAAATCCGTCGCCTGTTCGAATCCCAGGGCCTCGAGGTCGAACGTCTCGTCCGCACCCAGATCGGCCCCATCAAGCTCGGCGAGCTGCGACCGGGCCGTTGGCGGACGTTGACACCCGGGGAGCTGAAAACTCTACTGAACCCGCTATGA